The window agtccatatgGGCCCATCCAAAGGTAAGAATTTACTCCCAGACTTCAGATATCATATTAGAAAAATCCTCTGTTTGTAATTAGGCCAAGGTTTGGGGTAGGCAGGGGAACAGAGACTAAGTTGGAACTTTTTGGATTAAGAGTCAAAGTCCAGCTCCTACCTAGGACCAGTGTTTGATCTCAGAGAACTCAAGGGAAATTCAAGAATAAATACTGTGAAACCCTCTTTGAACCTGATCTTCAAACTGATGCGAGGCAGAGAAAAGTCTATTCAGAAAGGTCAGAGAATCACATTCTGAATCAGATAAACTGATCTCCGTATTAACCAGCTCTCAAATAGAGATGTGATTTCCAGGAGtcttcagctttttaaaaagtaaccatcATTTCAAATGTCAAATTGATAggtattgaaaatttaaaaatatctacttcTTCTATAAAAGGAAGGTCCAGAAATTTCCTTCACCTGGAAAGCTTTATGCagtaaaaaataatcataacGATATGCAATTTTCAAAAGGCATTATTGCAAAAAGGAGATATACCGGCGTTCTCCTAGCTCCTCTTGGTTTTGTGGCAGCCCTTAACTAAATTCAACTTTATTTATTACCGTATCTCTCATTCAAGTCTGAGCCTTCTGATTTTCCacatttctccctcttttcccagAAAGAAGAGCTGTGCCTTATATAAATTGGGACCTTAATAAGCTTTGTAAAaggcatttattaaaataagtattGTTGATGGAGTAGGtggtgagagaggaagaaaaaggaacaaaatggaaagatagaGATTACAAACTGGGGTGACTTCATAATGATCCCAGGGTTATTGGTGACACACCACTTTGGGTCCATAGTATTGGTGACACACCACTTTGGGTCCATAAAGGACAACTAGAATTGAAGGCCTTTCTCTCCCTGGGACTTGCATCATTCAGACTTGCACATGGTACATTGCTCAGTGAGACAGTTTATTTTAGTGATAGAAAGACTTgattagagagagagaaaaaaaaaaagagaagaagaggaaggtggATCTCATAACAACAggagggagaccagtagagtagaggaagggaaaggcaggaggggaggagaaagagggacCAAATTGTGCTGTGTGCACGTGTGGAGGCGTCACATTTAATCCCACTCTTACGTGTAACTATAatgtactgattttaaaaataattttataaaaagaaaaaacagacttGATTCCAGATGGACATAGGAATTAACAGGAGTTAATTCCTCtgtcattaaatattaaaacctCAATTGcttaatctgaaaaaaatgtgaataatggAGGTACCTGTTTTGTAGGACTGAAGGGCCACTCTAAGTGAGATCGTGTCTATAAATGATGGGCCCATTGTACCAATCTTAGTAAGTGTGCAATAAAAATCACCATCATTGTTGCTGTAGGAGTGTGGTAACTTGTTACTGAATGTCTGAATGTTTCACATGATACATTCAGTTCACTCTGAATGTCTCATGTTGAACCATGTGAAATTCCCTGTGTGCTGCCACTGTTGTCCTTCAGGAAAAAACTCCCTATGATTTAGCATATTAGCAGTAAAGGGTTCCAGCTTTGGGTCTCCTTTTATCTAGATACCACTGCCAAAAAAATGTTCACAGGAGTTTCTTCCAAATAGTACCCAGGAGAGTCACTTTACGTGTGTATGAAAAGTTATTCAAGAATGCCTTGTAAGGAAAAATGGTTTTTGTCTGAATGTATCTGATATTGGAATGTGTTCTTTGAATAGGTATCAACAGATCCTCCCTGGTTCTGCTACAGCCATATGAACATCTCCAGAAATCACAGATACCTATGCTCCGGGCGGAGTTTCTGCCTGTGAATTACAATTATAACACtgatcttctttctctgtttatcCCACAATCAAAATCCTgaaattaagattttattctGCTCTTCAGGTGAGTCCAAATTTTATACCACATGGGTCAGTCAGGCTATGCAGATGCATCTAAAGTCAAGATGATTTTTATAAaccatctttttttatttttatttttatgtggtgctgaggatcgaacccagtacctcacacatgcaaggcaagcactctacccctgagctccaaccccagcccctctaaactatcttttaataataatgaCTAGCTTATAAATAGATGAAAGAGTGGTCACCTTTCACCCGACTTAGAAATTCTAGAGGATTTCTGAAGTATGAGGTAATGTAGAAAAAttttgataatgataatgaaGGACTTTTCAATCTGTAGGACTTGGCAGGGAGTGCAGAGGAAAGATGAAGAGGTGGCAGATGCGCAGATCATCATGTTAAATGACCTTCTCTAACACGAAGGTTTGCGTGCCATCACCAAGCCACCCGAGTGCTGGGACACAGAGGAGCTGAGGAACCTACGTAATGAGGGACGCCTGGACACTCGGGCCATCTTTCCTTAGGTCGGCTCAGCACACCACCCATGGAAGGGATAAATCAAACTGCAGAGATAGGATTCTTCTTTCGCCCATTCTCACCTGACCCCAAGATCCAGAGGGTGATCTTCATGGCCTTCTTAGTGATGTACCTGACCAGCCTCGGTGGAAATGCCACAATTGCCGTCATTGTCCAGATCCACCGctccctccacacccccatgtacttcttcctggcTAACTTGGCCGTCCTGGAAATCCTCTACACATCTTCCATCGCCCCGCTGGCTTTGGCAAGCCTTCTTTCCATGGGCAAAACGCCCATTTCCATCACTGGTTGTGGCGCTCAGATGTTTTTCTTCGTCTTCTTGGGTGGAGCGGACTGTGTCCTACTTGCAGTCATGGCTTATGATCGGTTTATAGCGATCTGCCACCCCCTGAGGTACACCCTCATCATGAGCTGGCCCCTGTGTGTGGAGCTGCTGGCAGGGTCCCTGGTGCTGGGATTCCTGCTGTCTCTGCCACTGACCATTTTAATCTTCCGTCTCCCATTCTGCCACAACAGTGAGATCTACCACTTCTACTGCGACATGCCCGCAGTCATGCGCCTGGCTTGTGCCGACACCCGTGTTCACCAGACTGCCCTGTACGTCGTCAGCTTCATGGTCCTGAGCATCCCGCTCTCGCTGATCTCCACCTCCTACGTCCTCATCGTGGCAGCTATTTTACGGATCCAGTCCACGGAAGGGCGCCGCcgagccttctccacctgctcctctcacATCCTGGTGGTCCTCCTGCAGTATGGCTGCACCAGCTTTATATATTTGTCCCCACATTCCAGTTACTCTCCTGAGATGGGCCGGGTGGTGTCTGTGGTCTACACTTTTATCACCCCTATTTTAAACCCATTGATCTATAGTATGAGGAACAAGGAACTGAAAGATGCCCTCAGGAAGACTCTGAGAAAGTTCTAGGCAGAACTTGCATTCTTAAGCAAACCCTATGATTTCCTTAAGCCCAGAGACTTTTGAGACTGAAATGGGATGCTCTCAATAATTATGCTGGGATGATGTGCATAAGCCAGCAATGTCCTCTGAAGACATATGACCTGTTATTCTGGGACTTTCAGAGAAAACTCATACTCCTGTCTTATGGAAAACAAAGCTATATCATGTAGGCCAACATGATGTCCCAGGCACGGACCAAGAGAGGAGAATCCACATTTATTTGACAGCTAGTGCATATTAGGCACTTCAAATAAACTAATCACAACCCAACTTAAGGtaagtattatggtttggatatgagatgtccccccagAGCTCCTGCTAATGTAAGGattattcagaggtgaaatgattagattacaagagCTGGAACCTAATTggcccatcctagtttgaagtagatgggatgtgactggaggagatgcaGGGGGTGTAACctagaagggtgcatcttccttgcatccccttcccctctttctctgcttcctggctgacaGCAGTGAGCCCCTTTCCTCCCATGGCCATCGCCCCAAGAATTttgcctcaccctgggcccagaggaatggagttcactgtctgtggactgagacctctgaaaccatgagccccaaataaactttccctcctctaagttgttcttgtcagttattttggtcacagagatgcaaagctgactaaaacaataagcCTCATCATCGTTTTTGAGAAAAGAGAACTAAAAGTGACTAACAGAGCTATATCCAGGGTACAAACCAAGCAGTTAGCAATCTCAAGGCTGAACTTTCCCCACGACTCGCCATTCTCCTTGTTCTGGCTTGTCTGCCTGCGGGGGTGCATGGACCCTCGGGCAAGTCTCTCTATTGCTCTGGGCTGTAGCTCCCTTATATCTGAAGGCTGAGCTAGAAGATTCGAAGGGTTCCTTCCAAGATCATAAGTGGCAAAGAAGAGTTTttagcccattttaaaattaggttgtttgatttgtgtgtggtgtgtgtgtgttcatctttttgagttccttatatattctggacgtCAAACCATTGTCAGAAGTACCAATTGCAGACCTTACCTGCGCCCTTCCAGAGCCATCCTATCTCCATGCATCTAGCATCCAGCACACAGTCCAACCAGCGCACCGTCAGAGCGGACATGGGCAGAGCAATGGtggccaggctggggctggggctggggctgctgctTCTGGCACTGCTCCTACCCACACAGATTTATTCAAACCAAACAGCTGCGACACTTTCAAGTAACTCCTCACAGAGCACCTCTGCTGCCCCCAGTTCAACTCATGCCACACCCAAGGCAGGTGGCAGCGCCCAGCAAACAACAGCCAGTCTCCTTGTAGTCTCAGTGTCTCTTCTACATTTCTACTGTTAGAGACTCAGGCCAAGAAACGTCTCTACATCCCCATCTTCTAAACCCAATCCAAATGGCTACTGGAAGTCCAATGTGTCAAGAAAGAAGCAGGTCTCCATCAAATCTACCCATGGCACAGAAAACATTGAGAATTCCTAATTGATTGGTTTGAGGGAGATGGAAGGGTTTCATAGGTTTCATAGGTGATGAATGCCAATATTAAATCTGCTGTATAAGATAAAAAGAGATAACCTCCAAAATTGAGACATGATTTCCTTGGATGAGACATAATAAATATGGACACTTAAAAACTCTACCTTGAAAACAAGAAGAGACTTTATCTAGAGATAAAAAAACATGGAATGTGGAATGgagatttcagttttcatttggttCATGAAATCTATAAGGCCATAAAACAGGTAATATAAAAAGCTtccatgattctatttatatgtacATTAGAAGGAACTTCTAGATGTTACTATAAATCATCAATGTATTGTTTCAGCAGTACTAATTTAATGCTGATATATTCTAGATAAAGTTTCACATTGTTAAGCTATTTCTGTTCCCTTGGGAACTGAACTGTTTCCCCTGTGGTTTTTGGATTTGACATTATGTTTAAACTTTTATGTGCGAATTGACATGTGCTAGGGCAATGAATGGAATCCACCCCAAATCTGGGCATCTTAAGTAAACCTTGCTTATCCTCCCAAAGTCAAATGGGAGGCATCTCCCATCTCCTGTTTTCATTCAATAAGAATGCCAGATTCCTTTAGCTAAACTGATTCCAAAGAATAAAACTGCATTGACCTCAACAATTTCAAAATGCtgctttttatttctgcatttgtttttgttgttattttttttgttgttttttttggggtgctggggatcgaacccagggccttgtgcttgcaaggcaagcactctaccgactgagctatcttcccagcccctatttctgcatttgttgaatacttttcacaatttaaaattgGTCAGGTAAAATGGTAAATCTTGAAATTAGAAAGGTAACTATGTGAAGAAGCCAAAACTATAAATCAAGCATTTGGAAGTGAAGACTGGAAGCTAGTTTGCATATTAAATTCATGAAaacttttttatactttttccataaatacttttttttaaaacaatggatCAGAATGGCCACATTTTGAACACTTTCTGTGATCAGTCAATATTTTCAGGTAGCTAGACCCTGATCCTAAGCCTAAAAGCCATTTTGATCCTCTAAATCTTTTACAACTGCCTTGATACAcagaaaccttttaaaaaatagacactCCCTGAAATCTCTTGTTCGCACGATCACACACTGATGCTTACATGTTCCAGTATCTAATACAGCCATGGTAGTCTTGATAGTCAGTCCAAATcaattttttctcatctttagaAACCTACACGGGAACAGCCAGATCAAACAGATCTAAAGCTACTGCGTACGTGAATGAACACACCCCTTTGCATCATACCTGAATGATGTACATCAATTTGAATTGTGTACTGCGTTTGTGTATTTATGCTTTGATTCACAGTAACTTCTCATGTTATGGAATTGATTTGCATTGAacacaaactgaaataaaaataaatggctgaaagaaaaaaaataagtaccatttacaaatattttctcccattctgaaggtgGTCTGAGTCCAGTTGATTGTTTCTGTGCAAAAAGCTTCTTTGTGCAAAAGCTTCTTGGTGTCATGTAAccccatttgtctgtttttgcttttgtcacCTGTACCTTTGGAGTCCTGTCTAAAAAACCATTTCCAACATCAGTGTCTTGAAGTGTTCCACCTGTTTTCTCGTAGTAATCTCATAGTTTCTGGTTTAAGGttcaggtctttgatccattctgagttgatctttgtgtatggtgagagaaagggggtctagtttcatttctCTGCATATGCCTATCCAACAttaccagcaccatttattgaagagattgtcGCTAAACAGACACCTCTGATAAGAAGACCTAAACATGGCCAACaaccacatgaaaaaatattccattggactaatcatcagagaaattcaagtagaaactacaatgagatatcatctcattccagaggatcacaagttcaaggtcagccccgggttagcaagaccctatctcaaaacaaaaaaatcacaagtctggagatgtagcccagtgtaacctgggtttattccctggtatgaaaggggtgggggagggagaaggtgagagagaaagaagaaataaatgctggcaagtaTGCAAAGAAAAGTGAACTCTTACACACCACTAGTAGGAAAGTAAACTAGTACAGCATTCTAGAAAAGTACGGAGATTTCTCAACACAATGAAAATAGAACAATCATATGACGGAAATTTCACTActggatatatacccaaaggaagtGAAATCTTGCACCTCTAtctttattgcagcactattcacaataattGAAATATGGAATTGACCCAGacgcccttcagcagatgaaaggaataatttatgcaatggaatactactcagtcataaaagcGAAAGAAATCCTGTCATCTACAGTAATGTGCATGCAACTGGAAAACATTATGTTCAGTGAAACAAGCCAGATGCTGAAAGAGAAATGCCACATACCATCACTCATTGAAGGAAACCAATAAATCAACCTGGTGGAAGTGTGGAATGGAATAGTGGACACTAGAGATGTGGAAGGGTGAGGGGAGACAGAAGGAAATTAATAAGAGGGACTCAAGCACTGGAAAGTCTGCTGGGGGAGAGGGATAGGGGTTTGACAGTAGAAGAGTCCTGTAATTGGACACGATTAATACTCAATGTACACACATATagaaacatcacagtgaatcccactcaTCTGTACAAATAATATGTGATAATTATTGTCATTTCAGCAGAGGACTTATAGTTAGCAACAGGAAGGGGAattttcttttgcacattttgtttcattaaccaaaattaaaagtcatGACCATATTCATAACGTTTAAAGAATGCTGCAGTAATAAAGATGGTAATAAAGGAAAATGTCACTTAAGAAGTGAAGATATAGTTGGCATCATTGAATCTCATATTTGTCAAGAATCTCTCCACTGCCTCTTGGATGGTCACCCAGAATCCTCTTGGACTTGAAAGGAGAGATTATTAACTCATAAGGTGTCCATTCCTTGCTGGACAACACGAGTTGTTAAAAGCTAAAACCTATCTACAGATGACTTTTTTCCACTGTCCTATTTACTCTCTGGAGTTCTCTACACAAAATCTCTTCAAATTAATGCTGACAGACCAAGTCTCCTCCTCTTTTCTCAAGAGCAAGTATTCCAACTCTTCTATTTGAGCTCTCTTACTATTCTAATCACCTTCGAGATTCTCTAGTTTCATATCCTTTTACAAGTTTTCACCTGAAAATAGCCACAACACACTGAGAATATTTTGTTCTGGGCAACCAGAACTTGTTACTGTTCATGACCTTAAACTTAatttttgttaattcattttGATCACTTCAGACTCATAAATTTGGTCTCGATGGAAATTCCACTTAGTGTTTTTAATAACTTTCAGTTCTGTCTTACCATAATTTGTTTTCTAGTAGCATAAATTTAGGACTTGCTATTTAACACTGATAAATTAGACCTTATGGGTTTGGGTGAAGTCATGCAAATTGCCAAAGTCATCTGTATGATCGATTTTATTCATCCTAGTTCTATCAACATAGCAATGGTGTTTTATTTCCTTGGTCCAAATCATGGAGAAAAACAATGTAGAGTGGGACAGGATGAAGGTAGAGTATCTGGTTGCCCTCCTCTTTGGGAATCGTTCAGTTAGGTAGACATCCACTCAATACCACCTATGGTAAATTGTTATAACTAAGGCCCCCATTGAATCCTACCTCCCTGCTTCAATATCTGCAGGTAGTCTCCTCTTCCATGACTCTAGGCATGACTATGTGACTTTCCTTGGCCATCAGAACATTGGCCACATCATAGACATATCACAAGCATAGacttttacatatacataatactTCTGGGCTGTCTTGCTCTTCTGAGACTCCCACAGCTTGAGCTAGGATGACCTTCCGTAGAGCAAAGATATGCAGTCCAAGCTGACACTCCCCAGACCAACAGCCCTAATCTGCCAACTAATATTAGCCACACTAGTAACTCCAGTAAGCCCAGCATTGCACAGCCCAAATCACTGATCCATAGAATCAGGGCCAAATAAATGACTGATAGTTTAAGCCATTAATTTTGGAATGGTTTactttgcagaaaaagaaaaaacctcatTCACCATCTAATTTATATTTAGCCATCTTTCCCAAAAGGGTATCAtgggaaacaaataaaatttttcatacaaAGTCGACTCTAGCACATGTACAAATCTAACTATTTagagtcttatttttaaaatgaggtgcATTTGATGTGATTTGTCTTGGGTTCTTCCATATGGCCTCTTGGTGATCACCGATCTTTTCAAAGTGCTTACAAATTATCTGTGGTCAGTCAGTTACCTGTTCAAATCATCCAGCATTTTACTGGGGATTGGAATGGAGATGGACGTCTTTTTGCATTGAGATCCACTAGaaattatatgtgtattttatctaTAGCTTCATCTTAATGTGAAAAGAAGCATTTCATTAGCTGGGAATGCCCTGGTTGAATGGGTATCATTTATTGGACTCCTCTGATTCACTATTAAGAGGTAAATTGCATCTTAGGGTGTGAGTCTAGTCTCTCATAAAAATTACATGCTCCTTATATAAAGGGATTATATTTTACATGTTCTCTATTGCTCCTTTCACAGTGACAGTACTCCacaaaaatatttgtggaattgaatgaaattttatttggaggtgatttttttctgacttttgatATGTTACTGATCaagatatattttcattaaaaatgtttttgaaaatttgttagtactgatttttaatgttttgagtcTAGAATCTATAAATTCTATATTCCTTATGAATTACAGATAATGAAGAACACAAATAGGAACAATAAGCTATTTGAGAGGATTGGGTATTATATACCATATAGCATATTAATATCATTATCATATATTAAAGGAAGGTCACATAGGCTGCTACCTTTAAGCCAAATTTAgcaggatttttaaaacttcagtaaCTCATAGAAACTTTTGAGAATTTGTAATTTATGCTTG of the Sciurus carolinensis chromosome 11, mSciCar1.2, whole genome shotgun sequence genome contains:
- the LOC124958797 gene encoding olfactory receptor 10V1; its protein translation is MEGINQTAEIGFFFRPFSPDPKIQRVIFMAFLVMYLTSLGGNATIAVIVQIHRSLHTPMYFFLANLAVLEILYTSSIAPLALASLLSMGKTPISITGCGAQMFFFVFLGGADCVLLAVMAYDRFIAICHPLRYTLIMSWPLCVELLAGSLVLGFLLSLPLTILIFRLPFCHNSEIYHFYCDMPAVMRLACADTRVHQTALYVVSFMVLSIPLSLISTSYVLIVAAILRIQSTEGRRRAFSTCSSHILVVLLQYGCTSFIYLSPHSSYSPEMGRVVSVVYTFITPILNPLIYSMRNKELKDALRKTLRKF